The following proteins are co-located in the Candidatus Cloacimonadota bacterium genome:
- a CDS encoding UvrD-helicase domain-containing protein, protein MPDSIRKIITASAGTGKTYRLSLEYINLLLKYRKQNISYDEILVITFTRKATSEIRNAVIKHIESLLAQNEKGRELAENLDKLYGIKITENELAYLQNVYEQMLVNKHKLQISTIDSFVHTIFKAVIAPYIGIRDFQIDNEINKKYLQDIYNQIFSDEHDSASFIKIFQTAGRKTIEQYDNLILSIIHNRWLLQLIKDKGVEFRSDLQEFAHNSLLTFQSNFKELIIIIKEQFTLNNKLTEPAKSNFMSSYCKLLTTSDTEEFLDELELRISDESFLHKRRDTFSNELRFWKLQVVKDEIVKEKLDSVKSVAHQAFFNYFLYQYILPEEKALLSLADHILEEYDRLKIRDKILTYSDIAFYTFKYLYDPDLSLIDHDYGSVSNRFYEYLSSRVRFMLIDEFQDTGIIQHKLLFPIISEIISGSGIKEYGGVIVVGDEKQSIYGWRDGERELLLNMPAILQSNDSSSLNVTYRSSKFVTGFINKIFDKISNDLREENLFWDYNEIKANSKVREGLLSFNFQNKATGGIFEDLEQLNPYENFVENCLKPLLDEDKIDPTSSVILARDNTQLNEIAGVLEDNGIDYFLESSFSFLHHQSIKPIIHLLRYIAEKDILHFLRFLRSDFCLLPTHDLKDVIHLWKKAEKDNRIFIKLLKDNFSSHPFISKTVRLIEESLSCDIITLISRIIKDFNVIGIFPQEHNVKNLHLFLEVVSQFMSHNRLEYTKNLNGLLQYLVDNEKNEEFQQANIDQINSIQLMTVHKAKGLEFENVFFFYDISKRSGQDVGYINFLYQFNGSFTELEDYRITYNYSKVLKKMKYSLQIIQEKKDTLEELNNIYVALTRAKSNIVLYLVYTDKEGISQAIKPSKTETENENINIKKLYFKAIIDYLHDHNVDDLEEKSKCERYVKQEIGSIVASEHEVTKAKFPIGNSSELIKMQRENLLRKPDSQDNLSLNLKTLYLEDKHIIYGDLVHYYLSFVRNGEENELDYAHKRVMIKYGNLIPKEKILALIEKINGFIANNNDIFSKRWTKIFTEYTVFDEYNQEYRLDRLMIDEETKSMLIIDYKTGSIKDKEQLERYEHIVAELPSTKKERYLISSRYLIVDI, encoded by the coding sequence ATGCCTGATTCAATTCGTAAAATCATTACTGCCAGTGCTGGAACAGGAAAAACCTACCGCCTTTCTTTGGAATATATTAACCTACTTCTTAAGTACCGAAAGCAGAATATCAGTTATGATGAAATATTGGTCATAACTTTTACGAGAAAAGCGACGTCTGAAATAAGAAATGCCGTTATTAAACATATTGAATCTTTACTTGCTCAGAATGAAAAAGGGAGAGAATTAGCCGAAAATTTAGACAAATTGTATGGGATCAAAATTACTGAAAACGAGTTGGCATATCTGCAGAATGTGTACGAGCAGATGCTTGTGAATAAACATAAATTGCAGATCAGTACTATTGACTCTTTTGTCCATACAATCTTTAAAGCTGTAATTGCTCCTTATATCGGAATCAGAGATTTCCAGATAGATAATGAGATCAACAAAAAGTATCTGCAGGATATCTATAATCAGATCTTTTCTGATGAACACGATTCTGCTTCTTTTATCAAAATCTTCCAAACAGCCGGTAGAAAAACGATCGAACAATATGATAATCTGATCCTCTCTATCATTCATAACCGCTGGCTTCTTCAGCTAATTAAGGATAAGGGGGTAGAATTTAGGAGTGATCTGCAGGAATTTGCTCATAATTCATTGCTCACTTTCCAGAGTAATTTCAAAGAGCTTATTATAATAATAAAGGAACAATTTACTCTCAACAATAAACTCACTGAACCGGCAAAAAGCAACTTTATGTCTTCTTACTGTAAACTTCTTACTACATCAGATACAGAAGAATTTTTAGATGAACTGGAGCTTAGGATTTCTGATGAGAGCTTTCTACATAAAAGAAGAGACACATTTAGCAATGAACTGCGATTTTGGAAACTACAGGTAGTAAAGGATGAAATAGTAAAAGAAAAACTCGATAGTGTCAAAAGTGTAGCTCATCAAGCATTTTTTAATTATTTTCTCTATCAATATATACTTCCCGAAGAGAAGGCATTATTGTCATTAGCTGATCATATACTGGAAGAGTATGATAGATTGAAAATACGAGATAAGATCCTGACTTACTCCGATATTGCTTTCTATACTTTCAAATATCTTTATGATCCTGATTTATCTTTAATTGATCACGATTATGGCTCGGTCTCTAACCGTTTTTACGAATACCTGTCCAGCCGGGTTAGATTTATGTTAATCGATGAGTTTCAGGATACAGGTATCATTCAACATAAGCTCCTCTTCCCCATCATCAGTGAAATTATTAGTGGTTCAGGAATCAAGGAATATGGGGGAGTTATTGTTGTCGGAGATGAAAAGCAGTCAATCTACGGCTGGCGTGACGGAGAAAGGGAATTGCTCCTCAATATGCCGGCAATCCTTCAATCAAACGACTCTTCATCATTGAATGTAACCTATCGCAGTTCTAAGTTTGTCACTGGCTTTATCAATAAGATTTTCGACAAGATCTCAAATGACTTAAGGGAAGAAAATCTTTTTTGGGATTACAATGAGATCAAAGCTAATTCAAAGGTCAGAGAAGGATTACTCAGCTTCAACTTTCAGAATAAAGCAACCGGTGGCATCTTCGAAGATCTTGAACAACTTAATCCCTATGAGAACTTTGTAGAAAATTGTCTTAAACCTCTCTTAGATGAGGACAAAATAGACCCTACCTCAAGTGTTATTTTGGCTCGAGATAATACTCAGTTGAATGAGATTGCCGGAGTGTTGGAAGATAATGGTATTGACTATTTCTTAGAATCTTCTTTCTCCTTCTTGCATCATCAATCTATTAAACCGATCATACATCTTTTGAGATATATTGCTGAAAAGGATATTTTACATTTTCTGAGATTCCTTCGTTCAGATTTTTGTCTTCTCCCAACCCACGATCTTAAAGATGTCATACACCTGTGGAAAAAAGCTGAGAAGGATAATAGGATCTTTATTAAGCTTTTAAAAGACAACTTTTCTTCACATCCTTTTATATCAAAAACTGTTAGACTTATAGAAGAATCTCTGAGTTGCGACATTATTACTCTGATATCTCGGATCATTAAGGACTTTAATGTCATTGGTATATTCCCACAAGAGCATAACGTTAAAAATTTGCACCTCTTCTTAGAGGTAGTCAGTCAATTTATGAGCCACAACAGATTAGAATATACGAAAAATCTTAACGGTTTACTGCAATATTTAGTTGATAATGAGAAAAACGAAGAGTTCCAGCAAGCCAATATAGATCAGATCAATTCAATTCAGTTGATGACAGTCCACAAAGCCAAAGGATTAGAATTCGAAAATGTCTTCTTTTTTTACGATATCTCCAAACGAAGCGGACAGGACGTGGGTTATATTAATTTTCTCTATCAGTTTAACGGTTCTTTTACAGAATTGGAAGATTATAGGATTACTTACAATTATTCCAAAGTATTGAAAAAAATGAAGTACTCACTGCAAATCATCCAAGAAAAGAAAGATACATTGGAAGAACTTAACAACATCTATGTCGCCCTGACCAGAGCAAAATCCAATATCGTATTATATCTCGTTTACACAGATAAGGAAGGAATTTCTCAAGCCATCAAACCCTCTAAAACTGAAACTGAAAACGAGAATATAAACATTAAGAAGCTCTATTTTAAGGCAATAATAGATTATTTGCATGACCATAATGTTGATGATCTTGAAGAAAAAAGTAAATGTGAGAGATATGTTAAACAAGAAATTGGTTCTATCGTTGCCTCAGAACACGAAGTAACTAAAGCAAAGTTTCCAATCGGAAATAGCAGTGAATTGATCAAAATGCAAAGAGAAAATTTATTGCGAAAACCGGATAGCCAAGATAATCTTTCTCTCAATCTTAAAACTCTGTATCTGGAAGATAAACATATCATCTATGGTGATTTAGTACACTATTATCTCTCATTTGTTAGAAATGGGGAAGAAAACGAGCTCGATTATGCCCATAAAAGAGTGATGATAAAATATGGCAATCTGATCCCTAAAGAAAAAATACTCGCACTGATTGAGAAAATCAATGGTTTTATAGCCAACAATAATGATATCTTTTCAAAAAGATGGACAAAGATATTCACAGAGTATACTGTTTTCGATGAATATAATCAGGAATATCGTTTGGATAGGTTGATGATCGATGAAGAAACTAAAAGTATGCTTATCATTGATTACAAAACCGGCTCTATTAAGGATAAAGAACAATTAGAAAGATATGAGCATATAGTCGCTGAGCTACCTTCTACCAAGAAAGAAAGGTATCTAATATCTTCCCGCTATCTTATAGTTGATATTTAA
- a CDS encoding chitobiase/beta-hexosaminidase C-terminal domain-containing protein, translating into MKMNQKTAVLLLIALLFMSFLFNSNLVAANEMFQITSLGRNYTEIEFTLKDYEFIDTEVDGTVYKRLYHPESGFLMEEGLPEVLTFSVILAIPETGTVELESPRITDSNILSDVLLFPSQGFDFDISEEEGFLIDHSFYVKDIDYPLHEAQVTTPAIMRDMRLVSVTLYPFSYNPALRELTVRNRISLRVNYNPDLTGENEITRSPRLFSHSFEKMYQGSILNYHQFRDPDREYQARSMIVVHNHNTTIVNLVNEFVNWKRNKGFEVTAISTAMYSSNTAIKNYIQNAYNTWENPPEYVVLIGAASGSINVPAWNVNSGWGDHPYTLLEGNDDLADLFIGRIAIDNSTQLATIWNKISNYERTPYLDNTDWYERNLLVGDPGSSGVSTIITNKYLKEIMLRHNSDYSFIEVYNSPFASQMNAGVNQGVSIFNYRGYIGMSSWSPNDASLYNGLMLPNCAFLTCSTLSYTTSGSKTDYMVRMGTPTGAKGGVTAIGMTTSATKTAFNNCLGGGIFYGIFVEDMRTMGEALARGQLYLWQVYGNSHPSQPPLFSQWANLIGDPSMDIWVEQPKPLTVDYNNTIPLGSNSVVVSVSDSFGQPVSDAWVTIRQGDDVIFATGYTDTSGNITLFFDPESDGTINLTVTKPNYIPYLSEISIAGNPGVTFNDTVVNDDVVAGTTVNFALMVKNHSSQSFNGVTGIISTESDYVNITSTTSLFGNVAPGAIVESTTDYTIVISPDTPSNHKAIFLLTTSDNLANQWTSRFYFTILNGNLVPQSIVVNDGGNGILDPGEQVQLLVHLKNAGLSNLTGVQGILRGGGQGFAIIDSTAFFGDIAPDQTVTSTGDHFYVSAASYVTPGSSFDMELALFNNQGFTQTRIISLTVGVVTIDDPLGPDSYGYWCYDYGDTDYLDAPVYEWIEIYPPLGGSGTNTNLTSDHNNNQNVMNMNLPFTFRFYGVDYDQISICANGWVAFGITEQATFRNWRLPGPLGPSSIIAAFWDNLAVSTASGGVYTYYDNAQSIFIIQWQNAQNIVGNAQETFQIILYDPMYYYTLTGDGPIKIQYKVFNNVNNGTGYPYGNWGNYSTIGIADHSCTVGLEYSFNNQYPTAARPLGNETALYFTTGSVDYENAFVAIETFSITDDNNNIPEYGETVGINITLVNLGGEEAGNVSAQLTTNDPFITILDNQATFGTIVEEESSTVNNAFTIEIADNIPHMHRVVFILYLSADGDMNWTHTFNLDINAPDLTPLQPIIYDPHPEGNNNGLIDPGETLILYLPIKNIGGSESPSVTTNITSDHPLVTINSISDNNFNSVKPGEVMYPALNITIDDNITIGTEIIFSYSMQTGSYQFSGQAYTNVGGLVTVQLGSGTAVNSNTDGAPINIWYRSLRGQMVYTAAELNAAGINGPGAIMEFGFYVTSPPIYPLPNFIIRMKHTTATNAASHDNGPFTTVYSPQNYDPVAGGWDMLTLTTPFQWNGIDNILVDTAFAQVPSWNSSGQLRVTNVPNGYRFVRADTSDQTNSTTTTASSNKPHAQMVFVTSTGDTEITRPENLTAQFISSQIFLQWDPPPTPDNREQQISLSRNNDIRESSSTRQRTENRFNYTRDERDPLGYNVYRNGVQINGDLVQVTEYYDANVEPLVNYYYYVTALYPEGESAPSNIVSIELANRVSTPEFIPPAGYYNTAQSIEITTETEDTLIYYTLDGTEPNENSTLYDLPIALPLGTEIVIKAKGFREDLLESETGIAEYFITQTIPTPLIYPEEGVYLESQEISISLPYDTWNIYYTLDGTEPSASSSIYTDPFMIDVSITIKAKGIADGWIPSETAITHLIILNPPHNLTAETTAANVMLNWDEPLLPDNRSKISNSRLRNNINRNRDNRSQDLLGYNIYRAFNNGQFNIINETPVIENSYYDTGLAPGNYQYYVTALYQEGESLATNTVSVIVEDFVANPEFDPEPGIYEEPIDVSIICNTDNAIIYYTLDGNDPDTNSTLYEEPIFIEETTTIKAIATLQGWQNSEIVTAVYTIDTSSVDDDLSPIFVTELLNAYPNPFNPSSTFSFTLKEHSQVTLEIYNIAGKKVITLINDSLDKGKHTIHWQGEDEQRKKISSGIYFYRLKTADYQAIKKIVLLK; encoded by the coding sequence ATGAAAATGAATCAAAAAACTGCGGTGTTGTTATTAATTGCCTTATTATTCATGTCTTTTTTATTCAATTCTAATCTTGTTGCTGCGAATGAGATGTTCCAAATTACATCATTAGGCAGAAATTACACAGAAATTGAATTTACTCTTAAAGATTATGAGTTCATCGATACAGAAGTTGATGGAACTGTTTATAAACGGCTTTATCATCCTGAAAGTGGTTTTTTAATGGAAGAGGGATTACCGGAAGTACTAACATTTTCCGTTATTCTGGCTATTCCAGAAACAGGCACTGTTGAATTAGAGTCTCCACGTATTACAGATAGTAACATCCTCTCAGATGTCTTACTTTTCCCTTCTCAGGGTTTTGATTTTGATATTTCTGAAGAGGAGGGATTTTTAATTGATCACTCTTTTTATGTAAAAGATATAGATTATCCACTTCATGAAGCACAAGTGACTACACCGGCTATTATGCGAGATATGAGATTAGTTTCTGTTACTCTCTACCCATTTTCCTATAATCCGGCTTTAAGGGAGTTGACTGTCAGAAACAGAATCTCATTAAGAGTTAATTATAATCCTGATTTAACGGGCGAAAATGAAATTACTCGTTCACCGAGACTCTTTTCACACAGTTTTGAAAAAATGTATCAAGGTAGTATCTTGAATTATCACCAATTCAGAGATCCCGACAGGGAATATCAAGCAAGAAGTATGATCGTTGTTCATAATCATAATACTACTATAGTAAATCTTGTTAACGAATTTGTAAACTGGAAAAGAAATAAAGGTTTCGAAGTTACTGCTATTAGTACAGCTATGTATTCAAGCAATACTGCTATTAAGAATTATATCCAGAATGCTTATAATACATGGGAAAATCCACCTGAATATGTCGTCTTGATCGGTGCAGCTAGCGGTTCAATCAATGTCCCTGCATGGAATGTCAATTCAGGATGGGGAGATCATCCCTATACTCTCTTAGAGGGGAATGATGATTTAGCTGATCTTTTTATCGGTCGTATCGCTATTGACAATTCAACTCAGTTAGCAACAATATGGAATAAGATCAGTAACTATGAACGAACACCATATTTAGATAATACTGATTGGTATGAAAGGAACTTACTTGTTGGAGACCCCGGTTCATCAGGAGTTTCTACAATCATAACCAACAAATACCTTAAAGAAATAATGCTCAGACATAATAGTGATTACAGTTTTATTGAGGTTTATAATTCTCCGTTTGCCAGTCAAATGAATGCGGGAGTTAATCAAGGAGTATCAATTTTTAATTATCGCGGTTACATTGGTATGTCTTCATGGTCACCCAACGATGCTTCTCTATATAATGGTTTAATGTTACCAAATTGTGCCTTTTTAACCTGTAGTACTTTGAGCTATACAACTAGTGGCAGTAAAACCGATTACATGGTAAGAATGGGTACACCAACAGGAGCTAAAGGTGGCGTTACTGCTATTGGGATGACTACATCAGCTACTAAAACTGCATTTAACAACTGCCTTGGTGGTGGGATCTTTTATGGTATCTTTGTTGAAGACATGAGAACTATGGGAGAGGCATTAGCTCGGGGACAACTCTATCTTTGGCAGGTCTATGGTAATAGTCATCCTTCCCAACCACCTCTCTTTTCACAATGGGCAAATCTTATTGGAGACCCTTCCATGGATATCTGGGTTGAACAACCGAAACCACTAACAGTAGATTATAACAATACTATTCCTTTAGGATCAAATAGCGTTGTTGTCTCAGTTAGCGATAGCTTTGGACAACCGGTATCAGATGCTTGGGTTACTATTCGTCAGGGAGATGATGTCATCTTTGCTACCGGTTATACTGATACCTCAGGAAACATAACCCTCTTTTTTGACCCAGAATCAGATGGAACTATTAACTTAACCGTTACTAAACCGAACTATATTCCTTACTTAAGTGAGATAAGTATCGCTGGAAATCCTGGAGTTACTTTTAATGACACTGTTGTTAACGATGATGTAGTTGCAGGCACTACTGTGAACTTCGCTCTTATGGTCAAGAATCACAGTAGTCAGTCCTTTAATGGTGTAACTGGTATTATCTCGACTGAGAGTGATTATGTTAACATTACATCAACAACATCTTTATTTGGAAATGTTGCTCCCGGTGCTATTGTTGAATCAACTACTGATTACACTATTGTTATTTCGCCAGACACACCATCAAATCATAAAGCTATCTTTTTATTAACTACTTCAGATAATTTAGCCAATCAATGGACTAGTAGATTCTATTTTACTATACTCAATGGAAACCTTGTCCCTCAGTCAATAGTTGTTAACGATGGCGGTAATGGTATTCTTGATCCCGGTGAACAAGTCCAGTTATTGGTCCATTTAAAAAATGCCGGTCTATCTAATCTGACCGGTGTACAAGGAATTTTAAGAGGTGGTGGTCAAGGATTTGCTATTATTGATTCTACTGCTTTCTTTGGAGATATCGCTCCTGATCAGACTGTTACAAGCACTGGAGACCACTTCTATGTATCTGCTGCATCTTATGTAACACCCGGTTCAAGTTTTGATATGGAACTCGCTCTATTTAATAATCAGGGTTTTACACAAACAAGAATAATCAGTCTTACTGTTGGTGTAGTTACAATTGATGATCCGCTTGGACCTGATAGTTACGGGTACTGGTGTTACGATTATGGTGATACCGATTATCTTGATGCTCCTGTCTATGAATGGATCGAGATCTATCCACCACTGGGCGGCAGTGGTACAAATACAAATTTAACTTCTGATCATAATAACAATCAGAATGTGATGAATATGAACTTACCTTTTACTTTCCGTTTTTATGGTGTTGACTATGATCAAATCAGTATCTGTGCCAACGGTTGGGTAGCTTTTGGCATAACCGAACAAGCAACCTTTAGAAATTGGCGACTTCCTGGTCCTTTGGGACCAAGTTCCATTATTGCTGCTTTCTGGGATAATTTAGCTGTATCAACTGCCTCAGGTGGTGTTTATACATATTATGATAATGCTCAGAGCATATTTATCATCCAGTGGCAAAATGCTCAAAATATCGTAGGTAACGCTCAGGAAACTTTCCAGATTATACTCTACGATCCTATGTATTATTATACTCTAACTGGCGACGGTCCGATTAAGATTCAGTACAAGGTTTTCAATAACGTTAATAACGGTACAGGATATCCTTACGGTAACTGGGGTAATTACTCAACAATAGGAATTGCTGATCATTCTTGTACTGTTGGATTAGAGTATTCTTTTAATAATCAATATCCTACAGCTGCCAGACCACTTGGTAATGAAACTGCCCTCTACTTTACTACCGGATCTGTTGATTACGAAAACGCTTTCGTAGCTATTGAAACTTTTAGCATCACTGATGACAATAACAACATTCCTGAATACGGTGAAACTGTTGGTATCAATATAACTCTGGTAAATCTTGGAGGGGAGGAAGCAGGAAATGTTTCTGCACAATTGACTACCAATGATCCATTTATTACTATCCTGGATAATCAGGCTACTTTTGGCACTATAGTAGAAGAAGAGAGCTCAACAGTAAATAATGCGTTCACTATAGAAATTGCTGATAATATCCCTCATATGCATCGAGTAGTTTTTATTCTATATCTCAGTGCAGACGGAGATATGAATTGGACACATACTTTTAATCTTGATATTAATGCACCTGATCTTACACCTCTCCAACCGATAATATATGATCCCCATCCAGAAGGAAATAATAATGGTTTGATAGACCCGGGAGAAACTCTTATCCTCTATCTACCTATTAAAAATATAGGAGGTTCGGAATCACCTTCGGTAACGACCAATATTACAAGTGATCATCCATTAGTAACTATTAATAGCATATCCGATAATAACTTTAATTCAGTCAAACCGGGTGAAGTTATGTATCCAGCATTAAATATAACTATTGATGATAATATTACTATAGGTACTGAGATCATATTTAGTTACTCTATGCAAACTGGTAGCTATCAGTTCTCAGGTCAGGCCTATACAAATGTAGGAGGATTGGTTACCGTTCAACTTGGCTCTGGAACTGCTGTTAATTCTAATACTGATGGAGCTCCAATAAATATCTGGTATCGAAGTTTACGTGGACAAATGGTTTATACTGCTGCAGAACTTAATGCTGCTGGCATAAACGGACCCGGTGCCATCATGGAATTTGGATTTTATGTTACATCACCTCCGATTTATCCATTACCTAATTTTATCATACGTATGAAACATACTACTGCAACTAATGCTGCTAGTCACGATAATGGTCCATTTACTACAGTTTATTCACCTCAAAACTATGATCCTGTTGCAGGCGGTTGGGATATGTTGACTCTAACTACTCCATTCCAGTGGAACGGAATAGATAATATCCTGGTTGATACTGCCTTTGCTCAAGTACCGTCATGGAATAGTTCCGGACAATTGAGAGTGACTAATGTTCCTAACGGCTATCGTTTTGTTAGAGCTGATACGTCAGATCAAACCAATAGTACTACTACTACTGCTTCATCTAACAAACCTCATGCTCAGATGGTATTTGTAACAAGTACTGGAGATACCGAAATCACCAGACCAGAAAACTTGACTGCTCAATTTATTAGTTCGCAGATCTTTCTACAGTGGGATCCTCCACCAACTCCCGATAATAGAGAACAGCAAATTTCTTTATCGAGAAACAACGATATTCGGGAAAGCAGTAGTACCAGACAGAGGACTGAAAATAGGTTCAATTATACTCGAGACGAACGAGATCCTTTAGGATATAATGTTTATCGGAACGGGGTTCAGATCAATGGTGACTTAGTTCAAGTAACAGAGTATTATGACGCTAATGTTGAACCACTTGTTAATTACTATTACTATGTAACAGCCCTCTATCCTGAAGGGGAATCTGCACCATCCAATATAGTTTCAATTGAACTTGCTAATAGAGTTTCAACTCCGGAATTCATTCCCCCTGCCGGTTATTATAATACTGCTCAAAGTATCGAAATTACTACAGAGACTGAGGATACTTTGATCTATTATACATTAGACGGTACCGAACCAAATGAAAACTCGACTCTCTACGATCTACCTATAGCTCTTCCTTTAGGTACCGAGATTGTTATCAAAGCAAAAGGATTCAGAGAAGATCTCTTGGAAAGTGAAACAGGTATTGCCGAGTATTTTATAACACAAACAATACCAACTCCTCTTATATACCCTGAAGAAGGAGTTTATCTGGAATCACAAGAAATTAGCATCTCTTTGCCTTATGATACATGGAACATCTACTATACTCTCGATGGTACAGAACCGAGTGCAAGTAGTTCAATTTATACTGATCCTTTTATGATTGATGTCTCAATAACAATTAAGGCAAAAGGAATTGCCGATGGATGGATACCTAGTGAAACTGCCATAACACATCTCATTATACTAAATCCACCACATAATCTTACAGCAGAAACCACAGCAGCTAATGTAATGCTTAATTGGGATGAACCTTTGCTTCCAGATAATAGAAGTAAAATATCAAATTCAAGATTGCGCAATAATATCAATCGAAACAGAGATAACAGAAGTCAAGACCTGCTCGGATATAATATCTATCGTGCGTTTAATAATGGTCAGTTCAATATTATTAATGAAACACCTGTTATAGAAAACAGCTATTACGATACTGGTCTTGCTCCCGGAAATTATCAATACTATGTTACTGCTTTATATCAAGAGGGTGAATCTCTAGCAACTAATACTGTTTCCGTAATTGTCGAGGATTTTGTAGCTAATCCGGAATTTGACCCTGAACCAGGTATTTATGAAGAACCGATTGATGTTTCTATCATTTGTAATACTGACAATGCCATTATCTATTATACTCTTGATGGTAATGATCCTGATACTAATTCTACTCTGTATGAAGAACCAATCTTTATAGAAGAAACAACCACTATCAAAGCTATTGCTACTCTTCAGGGTTGGCAAAATAGTGAAATTGTAACAGCAGTATATACAATTGATACATCATCTGTTGATGACGATCTATCTCCCATCTTCGTTACTGAGCTTTTAAATGCTTATCCGAATCCATTTAACCCCAGCTCAACATTTTCCTTTACTCTAAAAGAACATAGCCAAGTAACACTGGAAATTTACAATATTGCTGGGAAAAAAGTGATTACCTTGATCAATGATAGCTTAGATAAAGGTAAACACACTATTCATTGGCAAGGAGAAGATGAGCAGAGGAAAAAGATCAGCAGTGGGATTTACTTCTACCGTCTCAAAACAGCTGACTATCAGGCAATCAAAAAGATCGTTTTGCTTAAGTAA